The Desulfomicrobium orale DSM 12838 genome includes a window with the following:
- a CDS encoding response regulator, with amino-acid sequence MGGLKSASRPEQDAHRTAISSYATSGGRFAVLTDDGIFADLVESALFRILGSSIAMSRFASLADLLAALHRDMHAGYIVLLDRNVAGTRVDQVLGSILRAGSGIRIIMVTQDVDQYSAVLLVEHGAQNIITKPASITSITEKLAFTIGPQGRFGKLVDRGKRLLEAGCWEEALQVGDEVLGCKPCSAAAYMLRGDAFMGLGMLERAEVMFLRAAESEKLYLAPLKRLAELYEQTGRADKQLEYLRRLHAISPLNTERMLRIGELEIERGGSAAAGAMFEDALDLARREAADHEAALSGKIADICADSNPDMAVRYSRKSLALRRGVLSAKDIATVNTLGIVLRKQGKWREAMEEYQRILDVAPDNAGLIYNMALACSEGGDMAQAHSWMLKALDLEPDLPASSKNVAFNIGIIFQKAGFDGAPFFQKAHELDPEDERILEALRRVQRTQHPAEGESADS; translated from the coding sequence ATGGGTGGATTGAAATCTGCGTCCAGGCCGGAACAGGACGCCCACAGGACGGCCATTTCCAGCTACGCCACATCGGGCGGACGTTTCGCCGTATTGACGGATGACGGCATCTTTGCGGATCTGGTGGAGAGCGCTCTGTTCCGCATTCTGGGATCTTCCATCGCCATGTCCCGGTTTGCCTCGCTCGCCGATCTGCTCGCCGCGCTGCATCGGGACATGCATGCGGGATACATCGTTCTGCTGGACAGAAACGTGGCCGGAACCCGTGTGGATCAGGTGCTGGGGAGTATTCTGCGCGCCGGCTCCGGCATACGGATCATCATGGTGACGCAGGACGTGGATCAGTATTCCGCAGTACTTCTGGTGGAACACGGCGCACAAAACATCATCACCAAACCCGCTTCCATCACTTCCATCACCGAAAAACTGGCGTTCACCATCGGCCCCCAGGGGCGGTTCGGCAAACTTGTGGACAGAGGCAAAAGGCTTCTCGAGGCCGGATGCTGGGAGGAAGCCCTTCAGGTCGGCGACGAGGTTCTGGGCTGCAAGCCTTGCAGCGCCGCCGCATACATGCTTCGGGGCGACGCTTTCATGGGCCTTGGCATGCTGGAAAGAGCCGAAGTCATGTTCCTGCGGGCGGCGGAAAGCGAAAAATTGTATCTGGCCCCGCTTAAGCGCCTGGCCGAGCTGTACGAACAGACGGGAAGGGCGGACAAGCAGCTGGAGTATCTGCGCCGCCTGCACGCCATCAGTCCGCTCAATACCGAACGCATGCTGCGCATCGGCGAACTGGAGATCGAGCGGGGCGGCAGCGCCGCAGCCGGCGCGATGTTCGAAGACGCCCTTGATCTGGCCCGGCGGGAAGCGGCGGATCACGAGGCCGCCCTGTCCGGAAAAATTGCGGATATCTGCGCGGATTCCAACCCCGACATGGCTGTCCGCTACTCCAGAAAATCCCTGGCCCTCAGGCGGGGAGTGCTTTCGGCCAAGGACATCGCCACGGTCAACACTCTGGGCATCGTCCTGCGCAAACAGGGCAAATGGCGCGAGGCCATGGAAGAATACCAGCGTATTCTCGATGTGGCGCCGGACAATGCCGGTCTCATCTACAACATGGCGCTGGCGTGCAGCGAGGGCGGGGACATGGCTCAGGCCCACTCCTGGATGCTCAAGGCTCTGGATCTGGAGCCGGACCTGCCCGCTTCGTCGAAGAATGTGGCTTTCAACATAGGCATAATATTTCAGAAAGCGGGTTTCGACGGGGCGCCTTTTTTCCAGAAGGCCCACGAGCTGGACCCGGAGGACGAGCGGATACTGGAAGCTCTGAGGCGTGTTCAGCGCACCCAGCATCCGGCGGAAGGAGAGTCCGCGGATTCGTAG
- a CDS encoding transposase, which produces MCYTEISDETWQRLEPVLPLEGSPKGGRPAKDKRTFINAIIWLLRTGAPWRALPEEYGSWNAVYSRFRRCQIKGSWKAIFLALASDPDLEAVMIDGTYRSVPIVWTVSSCFLACLFPHHAAFNSPSW; this is translated from the coding sequence ATGTGCTATACCGAAATTTCCGATGAGACCTGGCAACGGCTTGAGCCCGTTCTGCCGCTCGAGGGTTCACCCAAAGGTGGTCGTCCGGCCAAAGATAAACGAACATTCATAAATGCAATCATCTGGTTGCTGCGCACCGGGGCTCCCTGGAGGGCCTTGCCGGAAGAGTATGGTTCATGGAATGCCGTGTATTCCCGCTTTCGGCGTTGTCAGATAAAAGGTTCTTGGAAAGCAATCTTTCTCGCTCTGGCGTCTGACCCCGATCTCGAAGCGGTGATGATTGACGGTACGTACAGAAGTGTCCCCATAGTTTGGACAGTTAGCAGCTGTTTCTTAGCTTGTCTTTTTCCTCATCATGCTGCCTTTAACAGCCCTTCATGGTAA
- a CDS encoding transposase: MVFSPERAARATLALKAGAWFFRLDMCVLLVWLSSYHTCPNLGDHLLHPCPQTFGWRKRGQHRQALGRSRGGFTSKLHAQVDALGNPVSFFLTGGECADISVAPQLLEGVCNCTVIADKGYDSEPLVQLHCCPAKG, encoded by the coding sequence ATGGTTTTCTCGCCGGAAAGGGCGGCCAGGGCCACTTTGGCCTTGAAAGCGGGAGCGTGGTTCTTTCGGTTGGACATGTGTGTTCTCCTTGTCTGGTTGAGTAGCTACCACACCTGTCCGAATCTTGGGGACCACCTCTTACATCCATGCCCACAAACATTCGGCTGGCGCAAAAGGGGGCAGCACAGACAAGCTTTGGGCCGCAGTCGCGGAGGTTTTACCTCCAAGCTGCATGCACAGGTAGACGCGCTCGGCAACCCTGTATCGTTTTTCCTCACGGGAGGCGAATGCGCGGATATCAGTGTTGCGCCACAATTACTCGAAGGGGTTTGCAATTGTACTGTTATTGCCGATAAAGGTTATGACAGCGAGCCATTGGTTCAACTCCATTGCTGTCCGGCTAAGGGATAA
- the nikR gene encoding nickel-responsive transcriptional regulator NikR, translated as MGETIRFGVSLDSDLLEKFDALCEERCYQTRSEAIRDLIRNTLVQKEWENPGKEMVGTLTLVYDHHQSDLAQKITEIQHAALDVIVTSLHIHLDHHNCLEVLVLRGPGETIKATAERLMSTKGVKHGKISLATTGQDLS; from the coding sequence ATGGGGGAAACAATACGCTTCGGAGTATCGCTGGATTCGGATCTGCTGGAGAAATTCGACGCCCTGTGCGAGGAGCGCTGCTACCAGACCCGGTCCGAAGCCATCCGCGACCTTATCCGCAACACTTTGGTGCAGAAGGAATGGGAGAATCCCGGCAAGGAGATGGTCGGCACCCTGACTCTGGTCTATGACCATCACCAGTCGGATCTGGCCCAGAAAATAACCGAAATCCAGCATGCCGCCCTGGATGTCATCGTCACGTCCCTGCATATCCATCTGGATCACCACAACTGCCTGGAAGTGCTGGTTTTGCGCGGCCCGGGCGAGACCATAAAAGCCACGGCCGAGCGCCTCATGTCCACCAAGGGGGTCAAGCACGGCAAGATCAGTCTGGCCACCACCGGGCAGGATCTTTCCTGA
- a CDS encoding flagellar basal body rod C-terminal domain-containing protein has protein sequence MTPNIQALHAVGMAQRVSANNVANVNTEGFLPSRVDFETGPDGEGVRVQRIVREGSHETRQRERRREALRREEREERHLEEEKAVGRRVRERHAEEGLRQAGENRRREEALRAEDERIRRADEAYFAEKTLREEWLAEASATDLAAEMVRMIENEQVFAANAVALHTQMNMQGVLIDTLV, from the coding sequence ATGACGCCGAACATTCAGGCTCTGCATGCCGTGGGTATGGCCCAGCGGGTTTCGGCCAACAACGTGGCCAATGTGAATACCGAAGGATTTCTGCCCAGCCGGGTGGATTTTGAAACCGGCCCCGATGGCGAGGGTGTGCGCGTGCAGCGCATTGTGCGGGAAGGCTCGCATGAAACACGGCAGCGGGAGCGCCGCCGTGAGGCTTTGCGTCGCGAGGAAAGGGAAGAACGCCACCTGGAAGAGGAAAAGGCCGTTGGCCGCCGCGTGCGGGAACGCCATGCGGAAGAAGGTCTGCGTCAGGCCGGAGAAAACCGCAGGCGGGAAGAGGCTCTTCGCGCCGAAGACGAGCGCATCCGCCGGGCCGACGAAGCCTATTTTGCGGAAAAGACCCTCCGGGAGGAGTGGCTGGCCGAAGCTTCGGCCACAGACTTGGCCGCGGAAATGGTCCGGATGATCGAAAACGAACAGGTTTTCGCGGCCAACGCTGTCGCCCTGCACACGCAGATGAACATGCAGGGCGTATTAATCGATACTCTGGTCTAG
- a CDS encoding hydrogenase maturation nickel metallochaperone HypA: protein MHELSVAESLIKIITEEMAKYNLDKLLKVKVVYGQLSAIVPEALDTAFEVLTLGTPLAGAVMELEQKPMAVRCRRCGHEFTPAREEVVRMPCPCCAAETGHAIIAGRELYIEHIEAE from the coding sequence ATGCACGAACTTTCCGTGGCCGAAAGCCTGATCAAAATCATCACCGAAGAAATGGCCAAGTACAATCTGGACAAACTGCTCAAGGTCAAGGTGGTGTACGGACAGCTCTCGGCCATCGTGCCCGAGGCTCTGGATACGGCCTTCGAAGTGCTGACCCTCGGCACCCCCCTGGCCGGAGCCGTCATGGAACTGGAGCAAAAGCCCATGGCGGTCCGCTGCCGCCGGTGCGGCCATGAATTCACCCCGGCCAGAGAGGAGGTGGTCCGCATGCCCTGCCCGTGCTGCGCCGCGGAGACGGGACATGCCATCATCGCCGGCCGGGAGCTGTATATCGAACACATCGAGGCCGAATAG
- the hypB gene encoding hydrogenase nickel incorporation protein HypB: MKVDVVRDILEANDQVAAELNTDFSARGILALNLMSSPGSGKTTLLERTLTDLRDEFSMAVIEGDCQTENDARRVAATGARAVQINTNGGCHLDSDMVRDACQKLGLEGTDILVVENVGNLVCPAEFSVGEDYKVTILSVTEGDDKPEKYPFIFAESRVMILNKIDLLPYVRFDVEKASAFARALNKDMEIFPLSAATGEGMGAWYDWLRRERAGKLR; this comes from the coding sequence ATGAAAGTGGATGTGGTGCGCGATATTCTTGAAGCCAACGACCAGGTGGCCGCGGAACTGAACACCGATTTTTCGGCCAGAGGCATTCTGGCCCTGAACCTGATGAGTTCTCCGGGATCGGGCAAGACCACCTTGCTGGAACGCACTCTGACCGACCTTCGGGACGAATTTTCCATGGCGGTCATCGAAGGCGACTGCCAGACCGAGAACGACGCCCGCCGCGTGGCCGCCACAGGGGCCCGTGCCGTGCAGATCAATACCAATGGCGGCTGCCATCTGGACAGCGATATGGTGCGCGATGCCTGCCAAAAACTCGGTCTGGAGGGCACCGACATCCTGGTGGTGGAAAATGTCGGCAATCTGGTCTGCCCGGCGGAATTCAGCGTGGGCGAGGACTACAAGGTGACCATTCTGAGCGTGACCGAGGGCGACGACAAACCCGAAAAATATCCGTTCATTTTCGCCGAATCGCGGGTCATGATCCTGAACAAGATCGACCTGCTGCCCTATGTCCGTTTCGATGTGGAAAAAGCCAGCGCCTTTGCCCGGGCTCTGAACAAAGATATGGAAATCTTTCCCCTTTCGGCCGCCACCGGAGAGGGCATGGGGGCATGGTACGACTGGCTGCGCCGGGAGCGGGCCGGAAAGCTGCGCTGA
- a CDS encoding CBS domain-containing protein, translating to MYVGLAMRKHVPTITSETLLTKADQMMEENKLWILLVVEDGILKGSVSKEDVRSALPSGATTFSRHELSYLLSKMTVKDLIRRDIPTVTPEMEIEVAARIMYERHLDGLAVVDGKSRLKGYISRRIMLSVLVEGLGLDLGGCRIAVEAEDRKGVMAEICGIFFNRGVNILSTATFFHDSKRMLIFRIQTDNGQDMEQALREAGYAIVGPERFEREWA from the coding sequence ATGTACGTTGGCCTTGCCATGCGGAAGCATGTTCCCACCATTACGTCTGAAACCCTGCTGACCAAAGCCGACCAGATGATGGAGGAGAACAAGCTGTGGATTCTGCTGGTGGTGGAGGACGGAATCCTGAAGGGCAGCGTTTCCAAGGAGGATGTCCGGTCCGCCCTGCCTTCCGGCGCGACCACGTTCAGCAGGCACGAGCTGAGCTATCTGCTGTCCAAGATGACGGTCAAAGATCTGATCCGGAGGGACATTCCCACCGTCACTCCGGAAATGGAAATCGAGGTCGCGGCCAGAATCATGTACGAGCGCCATCTGGACGGACTGGCCGTGGTGGACGGAAAAAGCCGCCTCAAGGGCTACATCAGCCGCAGAATCATGCTTTCCGTTCTGGTGGAAGGACTGGGGCTCGATCTAGGCGGCTGCCGCATCGCGGTGGAAGCCGAGGACCGCAAGGGAGTCATGGCCGAGATATGCGGAATTTTTTTCAACCGCGGCGTGAACATCCTGTCCACGGCGACCTTTTTCCACGACAGCAAACGAATGCTCATTTTCCGCATTCAGACGGACAACGGGCAGGACATGGAACAGGCGTTGCGCGAAGCCGGATACGCGATCGTCGGCCCGGAACGCTTCGAACGCGAGTGGGCGTAA
- the pgm gene encoding phosphoglucomutase (alpha-D-glucose-1,6-bisphosphate-dependent) — translation MSAHPLAGQAVPESLRINVPRLVADYYTVTPDPAVPDQVVSFGTSGHRGSSFRASFNEAHILAITRAVCEFRRSKGIDGPLFVGMDSHALSEPAMRTVLEVLAADGVSARFQKGFGYTPTPVISHAILTHNKGRASGLADGMVITPSHNPPEDGGIKYNPPHGGPAGTDVTAWIEKRANELLASPGAIARVPLARALKLCGEHDYIEPYVRDLAQAIDMEAIARAGVRIGVDPLGGAGLPFWEPIAGLYGLDINVANAAVDPAFMFMSLDKDGKIRMDCSSSSAMAKLIALKDSFSVAFANDPDADRHGIVTARHGLMNPNHYLAVAIDYLLGRRPGWNRESRIGKTLVTSSMVDRIAAAHGREVREVPVGFKWFVDDLLSGACCFGGEESAGASFLRRDGGVWTTDKDGILLNLLAAEITAVTGKDLGDIYLELEARHGSPLYERLQAPAGRKQRELLASLTPGQVPSSELAGESILAKLTHAPGNGAAIGGLKVVTENGWFAARPSGTEDMYKIYVESFRGREHLDRIKAEAQAMVDGVLSGA, via the coding sequence ATGTCCGCACATCCCCTGGCCGGACAGGCCGTGCCCGAATCCCTGCGCATCAATGTGCCCCGGCTCGTGGCCGATTACTATACCGTGACGCCCGACCCCGCCGTGCCGGACCAGGTCGTGTCTTTCGGCACATCGGGGCATCGGGGCTCATCCTTCCGCGCGTCCTTCAACGAGGCCCACATTCTGGCCATCACCCGCGCCGTCTGCGAGTTCAGGCGGTCCAAAGGCATCGACGGGCCGCTTTTCGTGGGCATGGATTCCCACGCTCTGTCCGAACCGGCCATGCGTACGGTGTTGGAAGTGCTGGCCGCGGACGGCGTTTCGGCCCGATTTCAGAAAGGTTTCGGCTACACGCCGACGCCGGTCATTTCCCATGCCATTCTTACCCATAACAAGGGCCGGGCTTCGGGCCTTGCGGACGGCATGGTCATCACGCCGTCCCACAATCCGCCCGAGGACGGCGGCATCAAGTACAATCCGCCCCACGGCGGCCCCGCCGGAACGGACGTGACCGCCTGGATAGAGAAACGGGCCAACGAACTGCTGGCCTCTCCGGGGGCGATAGCGCGGGTGCCGCTGGCCAGAGCCCTGAAGCTGTGCGGGGAGCACGACTACATTGAACCCTATGTGCGGGACTTGGCGCAGGCCATCGACATGGAGGCCATTGCCCGCGCGGGCGTCCGCATCGGCGTGGACCCTCTGGGCGGGGCCGGACTGCCCTTCTGGGAGCCCATCGCCGGACTGTACGGCCTGGATATCAATGTGGCCAACGCGGCCGTGGACCCGGCCTTCATGTTCATGAGTCTGGACAAGGACGGCAAAATCCGCATGGATTGTTCCTCTTCCTCGGCCATGGCCAAGCTCATTGCCCTGAAGGACTCTTTTTCCGTGGCTTTTGCCAACGACCCCGACGCGGACCGGCACGGTATCGTCACGGCCCGGCACGGGCTCATGAACCCGAACCATTATCTGGCCGTGGCCATCGACTATCTGCTCGGACGCCGGCCCGGCTGGAACCGGGAGAGCCGGATCGGCAAGACCCTGGTCACCAGCTCCATGGTGGACCGGATCGCGGCCGCCCACGGCCGTGAGGTGCGTGAAGTGCCCGTCGGATTCAAATGGTTTGTGGACGATCTTTTGTCCGGAGCCTGCTGCTTCGGCGGCGAGGAGAGTGCCGGAGCATCTTTTCTGCGCCGGGACGGCGGGGTGTGGACCACGGACAAGGACGGCATTCTGTTGAATTTGCTGGCGGCGGAAATCACCGCCGTGACCGGCAAGGACCTGGGCGACATCTATCTGGAACTGGAGGCGCGGCACGGTTCGCCCTTGTACGAACGTCTTCAGGCTCCGGCCGGCAGGAAGCAGCGCGAGCTTCTGGCCAGCCTGACGCCCGGCCAGGTCCCTTCTTCGGAACTGGCCGGAGAGTCCATTCTGGCCAAGCTGACCCATGCGCCGGGAAACGGCGCGGCCATTGGCGGTCTGAAGGTGGTCACGGAGAACGGATGGTTTGCGGCGCGCCCTTCGGGTACCGAGGACATGTACAAGATTTATGTGGAGAGTTTCCGGGGCCGGGAGCATCTGGACCGGATCAAGGCCGAGGCCCAGGCCATGGTGGACGGAGTGCTTTCGGGAGCGTGA
- a CDS encoding class I SAM-dependent methyltransferase, with amino-acid sequence MENNAPGKSFQRLRVQAAGRNWSLARPADLESLWQQMDDSDPGTEDNIPYWVELWPATVALCGWLAGRDLSGRVCLDLGCGLGLSVLVASVLGARVVGMDHQHEALCFAALNARENAVSSPLWLCADWNRPALAAGVFDHIWGGDVFYEQRFFEPLEKLLLRCLKPDGRAWFADPERTVSRDVWSRFARRGWKVADRGHERVPSDQTTVAVTLWELSRPRLRPSA; translated from the coding sequence GTGGAAAATAACGCGCCGGGAAAAAGTTTCCAGCGGCTGCGGGTTCAGGCCGCCGGGCGGAACTGGAGCCTGGCGCGTCCGGCGGATCTGGAGTCCCTCTGGCAGCAAATGGATGACAGCGACCCTGGGACCGAAGACAATATCCCCTACTGGGTGGAACTGTGGCCCGCGACCGTGGCCCTGTGCGGCTGGCTGGCCGGGCGGGATCTGTCCGGCCGGGTCTGTCTGGATCTGGGCTGCGGCCTGGGGCTGTCCGTTCTGGTAGCGTCCGTGCTCGGTGCGCGCGTGGTGGGCATGGACCACCAGCACGAGGCGCTTTGTTTCGCGGCTCTGAATGCGCGGGAAAACGCGGTGTCTTCGCCGCTGTGGCTCTGCGCCGACTGGAACCGTCCGGCCCTTGCCGCCGGAGTCTTCGATCATATCTGGGGCGGAGATGTCTTCTACGAGCAGCGTTTTTTCGAGCCGCTGGAGAAACTGCTGCTGCGCTGCCTGAAACCCGATGGCCGGGCCTGGTTCGCGGATCCGGAGCGGACCGTTTCCCGCGATGTCTGGAGCAGGTTCGCCCGCAGGGGCTGGAAAGTGGCGGACCGGGGGCACGAACGGGTGCCCTCGGATCAGACCACCGTGGCCGTCACCCTCTGGGAGCTGTCCCGGCCCCGCCTTCGGCCTTCAGCCTGA
- a CDS encoding LysM peptidoglycan-binding domain-containing protein, whose amino-acid sequence MRLFFEKNIETAKRPEPQTHTVREGEWLIRILEEKGYTRQEIRELLPVVKELNPDITDLNKLRPGQTLQLPDEPPATLKIRPAIPPESKKKTYTVKSGDTLVSILKREGVPQELIFKDYLGLFLELNPQISDINKLRVGQEIVLPVPGSAPAAAVPAVPDKAPANATAVAAPVSAGQGGSPGGANGTGSPNATGGGTAGPGGPAQGHGGHGAAPSGAQAKLPVQTVKPKPPAAEKPVNATEEKEEEKKPVTGLPFVRSVLEQMRFRFTPGQEALYPLPKGGWLHVDLVDSPIFDTPWGEKVIFALTPKNQEWIDNAEALGMRVCPVSPDWSLQEVLEKLTETYPQAFRLWAKDRDLVRFKDGMSITLKGPQMVVIERRLSEKAVYMLWPRQTPTEPSLPQGLPEVLSQGRIKVIELDAYNKPSRLPSRPRGSVYIPVATHTDLLQAMRLKKLDGREPQNLAELLRMLQGKDMLHQGMARAAWYSGPKSLAVQVPAWLVSPGSGKIILLDSRFSDESLISILTQAGYTCFVLPN is encoded by the coding sequence TTGCGTCTTTTTTTCGAGAAAAACATCGAGACGGCCAAACGCCCCGAACCACAGACGCATACGGTCCGCGAGGGCGAATGGCTGATCCGCATCCTCGAAGAAAAAGGGTACACCAGACAGGAAATCCGGGAACTTCTTCCCGTCGTGAAGGAACTCAACCCCGACATCACGGATCTGAACAAACTCCGGCCTGGGCAGACCCTGCAGCTCCCCGACGAACCTCCCGCCACCCTGAAAATCCGCCCCGCCATCCCGCCGGAGTCCAAGAAGAAAACCTACACGGTCAAGTCCGGTGATACGCTGGTATCCATACTCAAACGGGAAGGCGTGCCGCAGGAACTGATCTTCAAGGATTATCTGGGCCTTTTCCTCGAACTGAACCCCCAGATATCCGACATCAACAAATTGCGTGTAGGTCAGGAAATCGTTCTGCCCGTGCCCGGCTCCGCGCCCGCCGCCGCTGTTCCGGCAGTACCTGACAAAGCTCCGGCCAACGCGACTGCCGTGGCCGCGCCGGTATCGGCGGGACAAGGTGGCTCACCGGGCGGGGCAAATGGGACGGGAAGCCCGAATGCCACGGGCGGCGGTACGGCAGGTCCAGGAGGCCCGGCCCAGGGCCATGGAGGACACGGCGCGGCTCCGTCCGGTGCCCAGGCCAAGCTGCCGGTGCAGACCGTCAAGCCCAAGCCTCCGGCAGCGGAAAAACCCGTCAATGCCACCGAGGAAAAAGAGGAAGAAAAAAAGCCCGTCACGGGACTGCCTTTCGTCCGTTCGGTTCTAGAGCAGATGCGCTTTCGCTTCACCCCCGGACAGGAAGCCCTCTATCCTCTGCCCAAGGGCGGCTGGCTGCATGTTGACCTGGTCGACAGCCCTATCTTCGACACTCCATGGGGCGAGAAGGTCATTTTCGCCCTGACCCCGAAAAACCAAGAATGGATCGACAACGCCGAGGCTCTGGGCATGCGGGTGTGCCCCGTTTCGCCCGACTGGTCCTTGCAGGAAGTGCTGGAAAAACTGACCGAGACCTATCCCCAGGCATTCCGGCTGTGGGCCAAGGATCGGGATCTGGTGCGGTTCAAGGACGGCATGAGCATCACGTTGAAAGGACCGCAGATGGTCGTCATCGAACGGCGGCTTTCCGAAAAGGCCGTGTACATGCTCTGGCCCAGACAGACGCCCACGGAACCGTCCCTGCCCCAGGGTCTTCCTGAAGTGCTCTCGCAGGGGCGGATAAAGGTCATTGAGCTTGATGCCTACAACAAGCCCTCCCGCCTGCCCTCCCGCCCGAGGGGATCGGTTTACATCCCCGTGGCCACGCACACGGATCTGCTCCAGGCCATGCGCCTGAAAAAACTGGACGGCCGGGAGCCCCAGAATCTGGCCGAACTGCTGCGCATGCTGCAAGGCAAGGACATGCTGCATCAGGGCATGGCCAGGGCGGCATGGTACTCCGGCCCCAAAAGCCTGGCCGTTCAGGTCCCGGCCTGGCTTGTGTCCCCCGGGAGCGGCAAGATCATCCTGCTGGACAGCCGTTTCAGCGACGAGTCCCTGATTTCCATCCTCACCCAGGCCGGATACACCTGCTTCGTCCTGCCCAACTGA
- a CDS encoding helix-turn-helix domain-containing protein — protein sequence MNAPPAKGKKWVKGHSEILAELEAPIVTARRSPPCPYPSYQEERIGIEVFVSMGMSCREIAKCLDRSHPSIFRELRRNAQKGAIVPRVCLQTL from the coding sequence GTGAATGCGCCACCCGCGAAGGGGAAGAAATGGGTAAAAGGACACAGCGAGATTCTGGCAGAGCTGGAAGCGCCAATCGTCACAGCCAGAAGAAGCCCGCCATGTCCCTATCCATCTTACCAGGAAGAACGCATCGGTATCGAAGTATTTGTGTCCATGGGCATGAGTTGCCGGGAAATCGCCAAGTGTCTTGATCGGAGTCATCCGAGCATATTTCGGGAACTGCGCCGTAACGCGCAAAAAGGGGCTATCGTGCCCAGGGTATGTTTGCAAACTTTATAA
- the folE2 gene encoding GTP cyclohydrolase FolE2 yields MRDVQSGPADVPLRIDRVGVKSLSIPLTVRDRARGEQRTVARVDLSVDLPARFKGTHMSRFLEALRGMDTLDMPGCTRLLHDLRDRLQARSAHLCFQFSYFLEHRAPATGIPALVDYACFLRGTMRDAEAELALGVEVPVMTVCPCSKAISREGAHSQRAMIRMEAGCSGMLWLEDLIDIGRESGSSPVYALLKREDEKFVTEAAFAAPAFVEDVVRNAASRLAAHPRVRGFRVEVESMESIHNHSAYACIDQMDG; encoded by the coding sequence ATGCGCGACGTGCAGAGCGGCCCGGCCGACGTTCCCCTGCGCATCGACCGCGTGGGCGTGAAAAGCCTGAGCATTCCCCTGACCGTGCGCGACAGGGCCAGGGGGGAGCAGCGGACCGTGGCCCGCGTGGATCTGAGCGTGGACCTTCCGGCCCGGTTCAAAGGCACGCACATGAGCCGCTTTCTGGAGGCCCTGCGGGGCATGGACACTCTGGACATGCCCGGCTGCACGCGGCTGCTGCACGACCTGCGGGACCGCCTGCAGGCCCGCAGTGCGCACCTGTGCTTTCAGTTCTCCTACTTTCTGGAACACCGGGCCCCGGCCACGGGCATTCCTGCCCTTGTGGACTATGCCTGCTTTTTGCGGGGCACCATGCGGGATGCGGAGGCGGAGCTGGCCCTGGGCGTGGAAGTGCCGGTCATGACCGTATGCCCCTGCTCCAAGGCCATTTCCCGAGAGGGTGCGCACAGCCAGCGGGCCATGATCCGCATGGAGGCCGGATGCTCCGGCATGCTCTGGCTGGAAGATCTCATCGACATCGGCCGGGAGTCGGGTTCTTCGCCGGTGTATGCCCTGCTCAAGCGCGAGGATGAAAAATTCGTGACCGAGGCGGCTTTTGCGGCTCCGGCATTCGTGGAAGATGTGGTCAGAAACGCGGCTTCCCGGCTGGCCGCGCATCCCAGAGTCCGGGGGTTCCGGGTGGAAGTGGAGTCGATGGAATCCATTCACAATCACAGCGCCTACGCCTGTATCGATCAGATGGACGGATAG